From the genome of Ctenopharyngodon idella isolate HZGC_01 chromosome 23, HZGC01, whole genome shotgun sequence, one region includes:
- the abcc13 gene encoding multidrug resistance-associated protein 1 isoform X1 has translation MGHRGPLHLSDLFQLYNEDSVHTLCSVFEHEWEKQQNYSERSDLEEDSGRESLLLSRKTNAGYSLLYAIWMTFHPALVKVVLLRLSTDLFSILGILTLRQAVFDWAGYTYSLAVLGAVCCSAVSQHHFEKHSRIITANTQAVLSGALYRKTLSLSHSSWQQSNTTQGTDVLGEVECVAELVVTLTCLWSCPLRVALYLGLLWGELGPGVLVGVVLLLVLIPVNSAVQHKAKQLRRSQQIIRERSEQLIKEMLHKYQALKLLAWESWFHQRVTESRARELEMLRILGYLTAFSMLDSVCMPFLAGFSSLGVFVLVDDGNVLTPSQIFTSLCFFRLLRPPLLALPGLLCVLKQAQQSLCHLEKVFLTEDLGTSQLVTAKGATEDIPPDSSQQPCDRCKDKHSNSDEKRDHYLFHKGSGEARRLYLRAFGWHWVSVTLLVYLSVCAVSLAQDAILSMWTGEAKEVQGLEGWRELRNSRLSAYALLGLLQALLVCCAAYCLTCGSLRASHTLHSELLSDVLHLPVHSQKIDARWLLQAFTQDMQVVDEELPKHLHSWLKSLLDTLSTITLISFIMPVFSLAVCPLIILFFRIQSHFSSAHMQIRHMEANPVSVTSLECVTHCVEAPLSGPKHREVCLTHCLQALHQNLLVKYNKIISESWAALRFDGVAGIVLFLVSLILLETQPGSGLVALALICAFNIKEALRRYPQATSDISIDMLSVQRFCEFAKVEKEAAWTVTYRPPFDWPQHGEVKFRNYESEASSNCTPALRGINLTILKGEKIGVVSRGKADTDGLVSCLFRSVEARSGAVLIDDVNIARMSLHDLRSRLQIISQVPVLFSGHLRANLDPFAQHTDVQVWLALELCHLKERVRQLPAQLLHPVQRTSLAFSFGQRRLLCLARALLARVKILLVEEALPCVDVETEGLVRQLIHTEFKDCTVLWLTQNPLTLIHTDRVLVLNKGQAVKYDIPSTVLQQGPLFSQ, from the exons ATGGGTCACAGGGGACCATTGCATTTGTCTGACCTTTTCCAGCTGTATAATGAGGACTCTGTCCACACCCTGTGCTCAGTGTTTGAGCATGAGTGGGAAAAACAACAGAATTACAGTGAG AGGTCAGACCTAGAAGAGGATTCTGGGAGAGAGTCACTGCTGCTCTCCAGGAAAACCAATGCTGGTTACTCTCTTCTTTATGCAATATGGATGACATTCCATCCAGCCTTAGTGAAAGTTGTGCTTCTGAGACTGTCAACTGATCTTTTTAGCATTCTAGGTATTCTAACACTCAG GCAGGCTGTGTTTGACTGGGCCGGATACACATATTCTCTGGCGGTGTTGGGAGCAGTTTGCTGTTCCGCTGTTTCTCAGCATCACTTTGAGAAACATAGCAGGATAATAACAGCCAACACACAAGCGGTTCTGTCTGGCGCCCTCTACAGGAAG ACATTGTCTCTTTCCCATAGTTCTTGGCAACAATCCAACACCACTCAGGGGACGGATGTATTAGGCGAAGTTGAATGTGTAGCAGAGCTGGTGGTCACATTGACCTGTCTTTGGTCCTGCCCATTGAGAGTCGCTCTCTATCTGGGCTTACTGTGGGGAGAATTGGGCCCTGGCGTGCTGGTGGGGGTGGTATTGCTACTAGTCCTCATCCCTGTCAACTCAGCAGTGCAGCACAAGGCCAAACAGCTTCGG AGATCTCAGCAGATCATCAGGGAAAGGAGTGAACAGCTCATCAAGGAAATGTTGCATAAATACCAG GCGCTGAAGCTTCTCGCATGGGAGTCTTGGTTCCATCAGAGAGTTACAGAGTCTCGGGCCAGGGAGCTGGAGATGCTAAGAATTCTGGGATATTTGACAGCCTTCTCTATGCTCGACTCTGTCTGTATGCCTTTTCTG gctggttTCTCTAGTCTTGGTGTATTTGTGCTGGTGGATGATGGGAATGTTCTCACACCGTCTCAGATCTTTACATCCCTCTGTTTCTTCAGATTGCTCCGCCCACCTCTGCTGGCGCTCCCTGGGCTCTTGTGTGTTCTCAAGCAG GCACAGCAGTCTCTTTGCCATCTAGAGAAAGTCTTTCTCACAGAGGACCTGGGCACCTCTCAGTTAGTTACTGCAAAAG GTGCTACAGAAGACATTCCACCTGACAGCTCTCAACAGCCATGTGATAG gtgTAAAGACAAGCACAGTAATTCTGATGAGAAACGAGATCACTATCTATTCCACAAA GGCAGCGGAGAGGCCCGCAGGCTGTATTTGAGGGCTTTTGGCTGGCACTGGGTGTCAGTTACCTTGCTGGTCTACCTGTCTGTGTGTGCTGTTAGTTTAGCACAGGATGCCATCCTGAGCATGTGGACTGGTGAAGCCAAAGAGGTTCAAGGCCTGGAGGGGTGGAGAGAGCTCAGAAACTCACGACTGTCTGCGTACGCACTGCTCGGACTCCTGCAAG CCTTGCTTGTGTGCTGTGCCGCCTACTGTCTGACCTGCGGTTCTCTGAGGGCGTCTCATACGCTACACTCTGAGCTGCTGTCAGATGTTCTTCACCTGCCTGTACATTCCCAGAAGATAGATGCCAGATGGTTACTGCAAGCATTCACTCAA GATATGCAAGTTGTTGATGAAGAGCTGCCAAAACATTTACACAGCTGGTTAAAGAGTCTTTTGGACACATTGAGCACCATCACTTTGATCAGCTTCATCATGCCTGTTTTCAGCCTAGCTGTGTGCCCGCTGATAATTCTCTTCTTCCGTATTCAG TCTCATTTTTCTTCAGCTCACATGCAAATTAGACACATGGAGGCAAACCCTGTTTCAGTTACTTCTCTGGAGTGTGTGACGCATTGTGTTGAAGCTCCACTTTCTGGGCCAAAACACAGGGAGGTGTGTCTGACGCACTGcctccaagccttacatcaaaACCTGCTGGTCAAGTACAACAAAATCATCTCAGAAAg TTGGGCTGCGTTGCGGTTTGATGGTGTTGCTGGGATTGTGCTGTTCCTGGTCAGTCTGATTCTGCTTGAGACTCAACCTGGCTCAGGGCTTGTGGCTCTGGCTTTGATCTGTGCCTTTAAT ATTAAAGAAGCTCTTCGCCGTTACCCTCAGGCCACCTCTGATATCAGCATTGACATGCTGAGCGTGCAAAGATTTTGTGAATTTGCCAAAGTGGAAAAGGAG GCAGCATGGACAGTCACCTACAGACCACCCTTTGACTGGCCCCAGCATGGAGAGGTGAAGTTCAGGAACTATGAGTCTGAAGCCTCCTCTAACTGCACACCAGCTCTTAGAGGAATTAATCTCACCATTTTAAAAGGGGAAAAG ATTGGGGTTGTAAGCAGGGGGAAGGCTGACACAGATGGCTTGGTTAGCTGTCTGTTCCGGTCAGTGGAGGCCAGGAGCGGTGCTGTGCTGATTGACGATGTAAACATCGCCCGCATGAGTCTACATGACCTTCGTAGCCGCCTGCAAATCATTTCCCAG GTTCCTGTACTGTTCTCAGGTCACCTGAGGGCTAACCTGGACCCGTTCGCTCAGCATACTGATGTGCAGGTGTGGCTGGCTCTGGAGCTCTGCCATCTCAAGGAGCGCGTTCGACAATTGCCTGCTCAGCTGCTGCACCCTGTTCAAAGAACATCTCTTGCTTTCAG CTTTGGCCAGAGGAGGCTGCTGTGTTTGGCCAGAGCCCTGCTTGCAAGGGTCAAAATCCTGCTTGTGGAAGAGGCTCTTCCTTGTGTGGACGTAGAAACGGAGGGCCTGGTCCGACAGTTGATCCACACAGAGTTTAAAGACTGCACTGTACTGTGGCTCACTCAGAACCCGCTCACTCTCATTCACACTGACAG GGTGCTGGTTTTGAATAAAGGACAAGCTGTGAAGTATGACATCCCTTCTACTGTCCTCCAGCAGGGGCCGCTGTTCAGTCAATAA
- the abcc13 gene encoding multidrug resistance-associated protein 1 isoform X2: MGHRGPLHLSDLFQLYNEDSVHTLCSVFEHEWEKQQNYSERSDLEEDSGRESLLLSRKTNAGYSLLYAIWMTFHPALVKVVLLRLSTDLFSILGILTLRQAVFDWAGYTYSLAVLGAVCCSAVSQHHFEKHSRIITANTQAVLSGALYRKTLSLSHSSWQQSNTTQGTDVLGEVECVAELVVTLTCLWSCPLRVALYLGLLWGELGPGVLVGVVLLLVLIPVNSAVQHKAKQLRRSQQIIRERSEQLIKEMLHKYQALKLLAWESWFHQRVTESRARELEMLRILGYLTAFSMLDSVCMPFLAGFSSLGVFVLVDDGNVLTPSQIFTSLCFFRLLRPPLLALPGLLCVLKQAQQSLCHLEKVFLTEDLGTSQLVTAKGATEDIPPDSSQQPCDRCKDKHSNSDEKRDHYLFHKGSGEARRLYLRAFGWHWVSVTLLVYLSVCAVSLAQDAILSMWTGEAKEVQGLEGWRELRNSRLSAYALLGLLQALLVCCAAYCLTCGSLRASHTLHSELLSDVLHLPVHSQKIDARWLLQAFTQDMQVVDEELPKHLHSWLKSLLDTLSTITLISFIMPVFSLAVCPLIILFFRIQSHFSSAHMQIRHMEANPVSVTSLECVTHCVEAPLSGPKHREVCLTHCLQALHQNLLVKYNKIISESWAALRFDGVAGIVLFLVSLILLETQPGSGLVALALICAFNIKEALRRYPQATSDISIDMLSVQRFCEFAKVEKEVEGSMDSHLQTTL; encoded by the exons ATGGGTCACAGGGGACCATTGCATTTGTCTGACCTTTTCCAGCTGTATAATGAGGACTCTGTCCACACCCTGTGCTCAGTGTTTGAGCATGAGTGGGAAAAACAACAGAATTACAGTGAG AGGTCAGACCTAGAAGAGGATTCTGGGAGAGAGTCACTGCTGCTCTCCAGGAAAACCAATGCTGGTTACTCTCTTCTTTATGCAATATGGATGACATTCCATCCAGCCTTAGTGAAAGTTGTGCTTCTGAGACTGTCAACTGATCTTTTTAGCATTCTAGGTATTCTAACACTCAG GCAGGCTGTGTTTGACTGGGCCGGATACACATATTCTCTGGCGGTGTTGGGAGCAGTTTGCTGTTCCGCTGTTTCTCAGCATCACTTTGAGAAACATAGCAGGATAATAACAGCCAACACACAAGCGGTTCTGTCTGGCGCCCTCTACAGGAAG ACATTGTCTCTTTCCCATAGTTCTTGGCAACAATCCAACACCACTCAGGGGACGGATGTATTAGGCGAAGTTGAATGTGTAGCAGAGCTGGTGGTCACATTGACCTGTCTTTGGTCCTGCCCATTGAGAGTCGCTCTCTATCTGGGCTTACTGTGGGGAGAATTGGGCCCTGGCGTGCTGGTGGGGGTGGTATTGCTACTAGTCCTCATCCCTGTCAACTCAGCAGTGCAGCACAAGGCCAAACAGCTTCGG AGATCTCAGCAGATCATCAGGGAAAGGAGTGAACAGCTCATCAAGGAAATGTTGCATAAATACCAG GCGCTGAAGCTTCTCGCATGGGAGTCTTGGTTCCATCAGAGAGTTACAGAGTCTCGGGCCAGGGAGCTGGAGATGCTAAGAATTCTGGGATATTTGACAGCCTTCTCTATGCTCGACTCTGTCTGTATGCCTTTTCTG gctggttTCTCTAGTCTTGGTGTATTTGTGCTGGTGGATGATGGGAATGTTCTCACACCGTCTCAGATCTTTACATCCCTCTGTTTCTTCAGATTGCTCCGCCCACCTCTGCTGGCGCTCCCTGGGCTCTTGTGTGTTCTCAAGCAG GCACAGCAGTCTCTTTGCCATCTAGAGAAAGTCTTTCTCACAGAGGACCTGGGCACCTCTCAGTTAGTTACTGCAAAAG GTGCTACAGAAGACATTCCACCTGACAGCTCTCAACAGCCATGTGATAG gtgTAAAGACAAGCACAGTAATTCTGATGAGAAACGAGATCACTATCTATTCCACAAA GGCAGCGGAGAGGCCCGCAGGCTGTATTTGAGGGCTTTTGGCTGGCACTGGGTGTCAGTTACCTTGCTGGTCTACCTGTCTGTGTGTGCTGTTAGTTTAGCACAGGATGCCATCCTGAGCATGTGGACTGGTGAAGCCAAAGAGGTTCAAGGCCTGGAGGGGTGGAGAGAGCTCAGAAACTCACGACTGTCTGCGTACGCACTGCTCGGACTCCTGCAAG CCTTGCTTGTGTGCTGTGCCGCCTACTGTCTGACCTGCGGTTCTCTGAGGGCGTCTCATACGCTACACTCTGAGCTGCTGTCAGATGTTCTTCACCTGCCTGTACATTCCCAGAAGATAGATGCCAGATGGTTACTGCAAGCATTCACTCAA GATATGCAAGTTGTTGATGAAGAGCTGCCAAAACATTTACACAGCTGGTTAAAGAGTCTTTTGGACACATTGAGCACCATCACTTTGATCAGCTTCATCATGCCTGTTTTCAGCCTAGCTGTGTGCCCGCTGATAATTCTCTTCTTCCGTATTCAG TCTCATTTTTCTTCAGCTCACATGCAAATTAGACACATGGAGGCAAACCCTGTTTCAGTTACTTCTCTGGAGTGTGTGACGCATTGTGTTGAAGCTCCACTTTCTGGGCCAAAACACAGGGAGGTGTGTCTGACGCACTGcctccaagccttacatcaaaACCTGCTGGTCAAGTACAACAAAATCATCTCAGAAAg TTGGGCTGCGTTGCGGTTTGATGGTGTTGCTGGGATTGTGCTGTTCCTGGTCAGTCTGATTCTGCTTGAGACTCAACCTGGCTCAGGGCTTGTGGCTCTGGCTTTGATCTGTGCCTTTAAT ATTAAAGAAGCTCTTCGCCGTTACCCTCAGGCCACCTCTGATATCAGCATTGACATGCTGAGCGTGCAAAGATTTTGTGAATTTGCCAAAGTGGAAAAGGAGGTAGAGG GCAGCATGGACAGTCACCTACAGACCACCCTTTGA
- the abcc13 gene encoding multidrug resistance-associated protein 1 isoform X3 — MLHKYQALKLLAWESWFHQRVTESRARELEMLRILGYLTAFSMLDSVCMPFLAGFSSLGVFVLVDDGNVLTPSQIFTSLCFFRLLRPPLLALPGLLCVLKQAQQSLCHLEKVFLTEDLGTSQLVTAKGATEDIPPDSSQQPCDRCKDKHSNSDEKRDHYLFHKGSGEARRLYLRAFGWHWVSVTLLVYLSVCAVSLAQDAILSMWTGEAKEVQGLEGWRELRNSRLSAYALLGLLQALLVCCAAYCLTCGSLRASHTLHSELLSDVLHLPVHSQKIDARWLLQAFTQDMQVVDEELPKHLHSWLKSLLDTLSTITLISFIMPVFSLAVCPLIILFFRIQSHFSSAHMQIRHMEANPVSVTSLECVTHCVEAPLSGPKHREVCLTHCLQALHQNLLVKYNKIISESWAALRFDGVAGIVLFLVSLILLETQPGSGLVALALICAFNIKEALRRYPQATSDISIDMLSVQRFCEFAKVEKEAAWTVTYRPPFDWPQHGEVKFRNYESEASSNCTPALRGINLTILKGEKIGVVSRGKADTDGLVSCLFRSVEARSGAVLIDDVNIARMSLHDLRSRLQIISQVPVLFSGHLRANLDPFAQHTDVQVWLALELCHLKERVRQLPAQLLHPVQRTSLAFSFGQRRLLCLARALLARVKILLVEEALPCVDVETEGLVRQLIHTEFKDCTVLWLTQNPLTLIHTDRVLVLNKGQAVKYDIPSTVLQQGPLFSQ; from the exons ATGTTGCATAAATACCAG GCGCTGAAGCTTCTCGCATGGGAGTCTTGGTTCCATCAGAGAGTTACAGAGTCTCGGGCCAGGGAGCTGGAGATGCTAAGAATTCTGGGATATTTGACAGCCTTCTCTATGCTCGACTCTGTCTGTATGCCTTTTCTG gctggttTCTCTAGTCTTGGTGTATTTGTGCTGGTGGATGATGGGAATGTTCTCACACCGTCTCAGATCTTTACATCCCTCTGTTTCTTCAGATTGCTCCGCCCACCTCTGCTGGCGCTCCCTGGGCTCTTGTGTGTTCTCAAGCAG GCACAGCAGTCTCTTTGCCATCTAGAGAAAGTCTTTCTCACAGAGGACCTGGGCACCTCTCAGTTAGTTACTGCAAAAG GTGCTACAGAAGACATTCCACCTGACAGCTCTCAACAGCCATGTGATAG gtgTAAAGACAAGCACAGTAATTCTGATGAGAAACGAGATCACTATCTATTCCACAAA GGCAGCGGAGAGGCCCGCAGGCTGTATTTGAGGGCTTTTGGCTGGCACTGGGTGTCAGTTACCTTGCTGGTCTACCTGTCTGTGTGTGCTGTTAGTTTAGCACAGGATGCCATCCTGAGCATGTGGACTGGTGAAGCCAAAGAGGTTCAAGGCCTGGAGGGGTGGAGAGAGCTCAGAAACTCACGACTGTCTGCGTACGCACTGCTCGGACTCCTGCAAG CCTTGCTTGTGTGCTGTGCCGCCTACTGTCTGACCTGCGGTTCTCTGAGGGCGTCTCATACGCTACACTCTGAGCTGCTGTCAGATGTTCTTCACCTGCCTGTACATTCCCAGAAGATAGATGCCAGATGGTTACTGCAAGCATTCACTCAA GATATGCAAGTTGTTGATGAAGAGCTGCCAAAACATTTACACAGCTGGTTAAAGAGTCTTTTGGACACATTGAGCACCATCACTTTGATCAGCTTCATCATGCCTGTTTTCAGCCTAGCTGTGTGCCCGCTGATAATTCTCTTCTTCCGTATTCAG TCTCATTTTTCTTCAGCTCACATGCAAATTAGACACATGGAGGCAAACCCTGTTTCAGTTACTTCTCTGGAGTGTGTGACGCATTGTGTTGAAGCTCCACTTTCTGGGCCAAAACACAGGGAGGTGTGTCTGACGCACTGcctccaagccttacatcaaaACCTGCTGGTCAAGTACAACAAAATCATCTCAGAAAg TTGGGCTGCGTTGCGGTTTGATGGTGTTGCTGGGATTGTGCTGTTCCTGGTCAGTCTGATTCTGCTTGAGACTCAACCTGGCTCAGGGCTTGTGGCTCTGGCTTTGATCTGTGCCTTTAAT ATTAAAGAAGCTCTTCGCCGTTACCCTCAGGCCACCTCTGATATCAGCATTGACATGCTGAGCGTGCAAAGATTTTGTGAATTTGCCAAAGTGGAAAAGGAG GCAGCATGGACAGTCACCTACAGACCACCCTTTGACTGGCCCCAGCATGGAGAGGTGAAGTTCAGGAACTATGAGTCTGAAGCCTCCTCTAACTGCACACCAGCTCTTAGAGGAATTAATCTCACCATTTTAAAAGGGGAAAAG ATTGGGGTTGTAAGCAGGGGGAAGGCTGACACAGATGGCTTGGTTAGCTGTCTGTTCCGGTCAGTGGAGGCCAGGAGCGGTGCTGTGCTGATTGACGATGTAAACATCGCCCGCATGAGTCTACATGACCTTCGTAGCCGCCTGCAAATCATTTCCCAG GTTCCTGTACTGTTCTCAGGTCACCTGAGGGCTAACCTGGACCCGTTCGCTCAGCATACTGATGTGCAGGTGTGGCTGGCTCTGGAGCTCTGCCATCTCAAGGAGCGCGTTCGACAATTGCCTGCTCAGCTGCTGCACCCTGTTCAAAGAACATCTCTTGCTTTCAG CTTTGGCCAGAGGAGGCTGCTGTGTTTGGCCAGAGCCCTGCTTGCAAGGGTCAAAATCCTGCTTGTGGAAGAGGCTCTTCCTTGTGTGGACGTAGAAACGGAGGGCCTGGTCCGACAGTTGATCCACACAGAGTTTAAAGACTGCACTGTACTGTGGCTCACTCAGAACCCGCTCACTCTCATTCACACTGACAG GGTGCTGGTTTTGAATAAAGGACAAGCTGTGAAGTATGACATCCCTTCTACTGTCCTCCAGCAGGGGCCGCTGTTCAGTCAATAA
- the lyz gene encoding lysozyme C, with amino-acid sequence MKVAIAVLCLMWMSLCESRTMGRCEVVKIFRAEGLDGFEGFSLGNYVCTAYWESRFKTQRVRTADVGKDYGIFQINSFKWCDDGTPDGKNLCNLPCSDLLKDDLKPSVECAKLIVKTGGLKSWETWDSYCNGRKMKRWTKGCESH; translated from the exons ATGAAGGTGGCTATTGCAGTCTTGTGTCTGATGTGGATGTCCTTGTGCGAGAGCCGCACAATGGGCCGTTGTGAAGTCGTCAAAATCTTCAGGGCAGAGGGACTTGATGGCTTTGAGGGATTCTCTCTTGGCAACT ATGTGTGCACGGCCTACTGGGAAAGCAGGTTTAAGACCCAAAGAGTGCGTACGGCTGATGTTGGGAAAGACTATGGAATCTTCCAGATAAACAGTTTCAAATGGTGTGATGATGGCACTCCGGATGGAAAGAACTTATGCAACTTGCCTTGTTCAG ATTTGCTTAAGGATGACCTGAAACCTTCAGTTGAATGTGCAAAGCTCATTGTGAAAACCGGAGGACTGAAATCATG GGAAACCTGGGATAGTTACTGTAATGGCCGTAAGATGAAACGCTGGACAAAAGGTTGCGAATCGCACTAA